Proteins from a single region of Apium graveolens cultivar Ventura chromosome 7, ASM990537v1, whole genome shotgun sequence:
- the LOC141673339 gene encoding uncharacterized protein LOC141673339: MVRQSPEKMEESSTSMFSPRFRSVAEMAGWDEETLLVASLVVEDTPDRLIKHNRRTHLHLKTSPPSNSTRKRRLQRRSPASVPVTLLHLDVADETPNKGSEKKKKQVENTPTSCNKKEDSAAIPCMDKLREELSCAICLEICFEPSTTPCGHSFCKKCLRSAADKCGKRCPKCRQLISNGRSSCTVNTVLWNTIQLLFPKEVEARKLAGTADTQESKQQRLATRNRDRRVIPLALNDDLETELESSARRRSNQNLRNRASGILTRRASEDARNRVRRREQHLAVQDEDAALALRLQREEFMEAFRPSDEQPAAPQQQRNSSTHVARANLRAIASRAMNIRVRGRQN; the protein is encoded by the exons ATGGTGAGACAAAGCCCTGAAAAGATGGAGGAGAGCAGCACGAGTATGTTTAGCCCCAGGTTCAGATCTGTTGCTGAAATGGCTGGTTGGGATGAAGAAACTCTTTTAGTTGCTAGTTTAGTTGTTGAAGACACCCCCGACCGTCTTATTAAACACAACAGGCGCACTCATTTGCACTTGAAAACCTCTCCTCCCTCTAATTCTACAAG AAAACGCAGGCTTCAGAGGAGGAGTCCTGCTTCTGTACCCGTCACACTTCTTCATCTTGATGTTGCTGATGAAACCCCTAACAAAG GGAGtgaaaagaagaaaaaacaaGTGGAAAACACTCCCACTTCTTGCAACAAAAAGGAAGATTCTGCTGCTATTCCGTGTATGGATAAACTCCGTGAAGAACTTTCTTGTGCT ATCTGTCTAGAGATTTGCTTTGAACCTAGTACAACTCCATGTGGACACAG tTTTTGCAAGAAATGTCTGCGGTCTGCTGCTGACAAGTGTGGAAAGAGGTGTCCCAAGTGCAGGCAGCTTATCAG TAATGGGAGATCATCTTGCACTGTCAACACCGTTCTTTGGAACACTATACAACTCTTGTTTCCAAAAGAAGTTGAAGCAAGGAAATTAGCTGGAACTGCTGATACTCAAGAATCCAAGCAACAACGTTTGGCAACACGTAACAGAGACCGGAGGGTTATCCCCTTGGCCTTGAATGATGATTTAGAGACGGAACTTGAGAGCTCGGCAAGGAGGAGGAGTAATCAAAATTTGAGAAATCGGGCTTCTGGAATATTGACAAGAAGAGCAAGCGAAGATGCTAGAAATAGGGTACGGAGAAGAGAGCAGCACTTGGCTGTTCAAGATGAGGACGCTGCTTTGGCATTGAGACTGCAGAGAGAAGAGTTTATGGAAGCTTTTAGGCCATCTGATGAACAACCAGCAGCACCACAACAACAAAGAAACTCCTCCACTCATGTGGCTAGAGCTAATTTGAGAGCTATAGCATCAAGAGCCATGAATATTCGTGTCAGAGGGCGACAAAACTAA